A portion of the Streptomyces sp. NBC_01335 genome contains these proteins:
- the leuS gene encoding leucine--tRNA ligase, whose translation MSETNSAAEAAAPHRYTAAMAADIEARWQDFWDAEGTYEAPNPTGDLAGDPELAARPKKFIMDMFPYPSGAGLHVGHPLGYIATDVYARHQRMSGHNVLHTLGFDAFGLPAEQYAVQTGTHPRISTEANMENMRAQLRRLGLGHDKRRSFATIDADYYKWTQWIFLQIFNSWYDTDADKARPIAELVAQFESGERSTPDGRSWQDLSAVERADLLSEYRLAYASDAPVNWSPGLGTVLANEEVTADGRSERGNFPVFKSKLRQWNMRITAYADRLLDDLDGLDWPEAIKLQQRNWIGRSEGARVDFPVDGAGAITVFTTRQDTLFGATYMVLAPEHELVERIIPAAWPEGTHPVWTGGHATPAEAVNAYRKQAAAKSDVERQAEAKDKTGVFTGAYATNPVSGDQVPVFIADYVLMGYGTGAIMAVPAHDTRDFAFARAFELPMRCVVEPSDDRGTDPATWDDAFSSYEAKLVNSSNDEISLDGLGVVDAKAKITEWLREHGVGEGTVNFRLRDWLFSRQRYWGEPFPIVYDEDGIAHPLPESMLPLELPEVEDYSPRTFDPDDADTKPEPPLSRNADWVNVTLDLGDGNGPRTYRRETNTMPNWAGSCWYELRYLDPNNEQALVDPAIEQYWMGPREGQPTGGVDLYVGGAEHAVLHLLYARFWSKVLHDLGHVSSAEPFHKLYNQGMIQAFVYRDARGIPVPAAEVEERDGQFFFQGEKVSRVLGKMGKSLKNAVTPDEICAEYGADTLRLYEMAMGPLDVSRPWDTRAVVGQYRLLQRLWRNVVDEETGEVTVVDTEPGEDTLRALHKAIDGVAQDMAGMRFNTAIAKVTELNNHLTKTGGPLSRSVAESLVLLVAPLAPHVAEELWRRLGHTESVVHQDFPVADPAYVVDETVTCVVQIKGKVKARLEISPSITDAELEALALADPAVVAALGGAEIRKVIVRAPKLVNIVSA comes from the coding sequence ATGAGCGAGACGAATTCCGCAGCCGAGGCTGCTGCGCCGCACCGCTACACGGCGGCGATGGCCGCCGACATCGAGGCACGCTGGCAGGACTTCTGGGACGCCGAGGGCACGTACGAGGCGCCCAACCCGACCGGCGACCTGGCGGGCGACCCGGAGCTGGCCGCCAGGCCCAAGAAGTTCATCATGGACATGTTCCCGTACCCCTCGGGCGCGGGTCTGCACGTCGGCCACCCGCTGGGGTACATCGCCACCGACGTGTACGCCCGCCACCAGCGGATGTCCGGCCACAACGTCCTGCACACCCTGGGCTTCGACGCCTTCGGCCTGCCCGCCGAGCAGTACGCGGTGCAGACCGGCACGCACCCGCGGATCTCCACCGAAGCGAACATGGAGAACATGCGGGCCCAGCTGCGCCGGCTGGGCCTGGGCCACGACAAGCGCCGCTCCTTCGCCACGATCGACGCGGACTACTACAAGTGGACCCAGTGGATCTTCCTGCAGATCTTCAACTCCTGGTACGACACGGACGCCGACAAGGCCCGCCCGATCGCCGAGCTGGTCGCCCAGTTCGAGAGCGGTGAGCGGTCCACGCCGGACGGCCGTTCCTGGCAGGACCTGTCCGCCGTCGAGCGCGCCGACCTGCTGAGCGAGTACCGCCTGGCGTACGCCTCCGACGCCCCCGTCAACTGGTCGCCGGGCCTGGGCACCGTCCTGGCCAACGAGGAGGTGACCGCCGACGGACGCTCCGAGCGCGGGAACTTCCCGGTCTTCAAGTCCAAGCTGCGCCAGTGGAACATGCGCATCACCGCTTACGCCGACCGTCTGCTGGACGACCTGGACGGCCTGGACTGGCCGGAAGCCATCAAGCTGCAGCAGCGCAACTGGATCGGCCGCTCCGAGGGCGCGCGCGTCGACTTCCCCGTCGACGGCGCCGGTGCGATCACCGTCTTCACCACCCGCCAGGACACCCTGTTCGGCGCCACCTACATGGTCCTGGCGCCCGAGCACGAGCTGGTCGAGCGGATCATCCCGGCCGCCTGGCCCGAGGGCACCCACCCGGTCTGGACCGGCGGCCACGCCACGCCCGCCGAGGCCGTCAACGCGTACCGCAAGCAGGCAGCGGCCAAGTCGGACGTCGAGCGCCAGGCCGAGGCCAAGGACAAGACCGGCGTCTTCACCGGCGCGTACGCGACCAACCCGGTCAGCGGCGACCAGGTCCCCGTCTTCATCGCCGACTACGTCCTGATGGGCTACGGGACCGGCGCGATCATGGCCGTCCCGGCGCACGACACCCGCGACTTCGCCTTCGCGCGCGCCTTCGAGCTGCCGATGCGCTGCGTCGTCGAGCCCTCGGACGACCGCGGCACCGACCCCGCCACCTGGGACGACGCCTTCTCGTCGTACGAGGCGAAGCTGGTCAACTCCTCGAACGACGAGATCTCGCTCGACGGCCTGGGCGTCGTGGACGCCAAGGCGAAGATCACCGAGTGGCTGCGGGAGCACGGCGTCGGTGAGGGCACCGTGAACTTCCGGCTGCGCGACTGGCTGTTCAGCCGCCAGCGCTACTGGGGCGAGCCCTTCCCGATCGTCTACGACGAGGACGGCATCGCCCACCCCCTGCCCGAGTCGATGCTGCCCCTGGAGCTGCCGGAGGTCGAGGACTACTCGCCGCGCACCTTCGACCCGGACGACGCGGACACCAAGCCGGAGCCCCCGCTGTCGCGGAACGCCGACTGGGTCAACGTCACCCTGGACCTGGGCGACGGCAACGGCCCGCGCACGTACCGGCGCGAGACCAACACCATGCCGAACTGGGCCGGTTCCTGCTGGTACGAGCTGCGCTACCTGGACCCGAACAACGAGCAGGCGCTGGTCGACCCGGCGATCGAGCAGTACTGGATGGGCCCGCGCGAGGGGCAGCCGACCGGCGGTGTCGACCTGTACGTCGGCGGCGCCGAGCACGCCGTGCTGCACCTGCTGTACGCGCGTTTCTGGTCCAAGGTGCTGCACGACCTGGGCCACGTCTCCTCCGCCGAGCCGTTCCACAAGCTGTACAACCAGGGCATGATCCAGGCGTTCGTCTACCGCGACGCCCGTGGCATCCCGGTGCCGGCCGCCGAGGTCGAGGAGCGCGACGGACAGTTCTTCTTCCAGGGCGAGAAGGTCAGCCGCGTCCTGGGCAAGATGGGCAAGTCCCTGAAGAACGCCGTCACGCCGGACGAGATCTGCGCCGAGTACGGCGCGGACACCCTGCGCCTGTACGAGATGGCGATGGGCCCGCTGGACGTCTCGCGTCCGTGGGACACCCGCGCCGTGGTCGGCCAGTACCGCCTGCTGCAGCGGCTGTGGCGCAACGTCGTCGACGAGGAGACCGGCGAGGTCACCGTCGTGGACACGGAGCCCGGCGAGGACACGCTGCGCGCGCTGCACAAGGCGATCGACGGCGTCGCCCAGGACATGGCCGGAATGCGTTTCAACACGGCCATCGCCAAGGTGACCGAGCTGAACAACCACCTGACCAAGACGGGCGGCCCGCTGTCCCGCTCGGTGGCCGAGAGCCTGGTCCTGCTGGTCGCCCCGCTGGCCCCGCACGTCGCCGAGGAGCTGTGGCGCCGACTGGGCCACACCGAGTCGGTCGTGCACCAGGACTTCCCGGTGGCCGACCCGGCGTACGTCGTGGACGAGACCGTCACCTGCGTCGTCCAGATCAAGGGCAAGGTCAAGGCCCGCCTGGAGATCTCCCCGTCCATCACGGACGCGGAGCTGGAGGCGCTGGCACTGGCCGACCCGGCCGTGGTCGCCGCCCTGGGCGGGGCCGAGATCCGCAAGGTGATCGTGCGGGCCCCGAAGCTGGTCAACATCGTCTCCGCGTGA
- a CDS encoding histidine phosphatase family protein — MNGSGSGRGRRVVLWRHGQTAWNLERRFQGTTDIELTDTGVGQARRAARLLASLKPDAVVASDLRRAAATAAELSAVTGLTVTHDAGLRETYAGEWQGLTHEEIIGRYGEQYAAWKRGEPVRRGGGELETEVADRAAPVVLDHADRLPDGGTLVVVSHGGTIRTTIGRLLGLEAHHWEGLGGLSNCCWSVLGEGARGWRLLEHNAGTLPEPVLGDDT; from the coding sequence CTGAACGGCAGCGGCAGCGGCCGGGGCCGCCGAGTAGTCCTCTGGCGGCACGGTCAGACGGCGTGGAACCTGGAGCGGCGCTTCCAGGGCACCACCGACATCGAGTTGACCGACACCGGAGTCGGGCAGGCCCGCCGGGCGGCCCGCCTCCTGGCGTCCCTGAAGCCCGACGCCGTCGTCGCCTCCGATCTGCGGCGCGCGGCGGCCACGGCCGCCGAGCTGTCCGCCGTGACAGGCCTCACGGTCACCCACGACGCCGGCCTGCGCGAGACCTACGCCGGCGAGTGGCAGGGGCTCACGCACGAGGAGATCATCGGCCGGTACGGCGAGCAGTACGCCGCGTGGAAGCGCGGCGAGCCCGTACGCCGGGGTGGCGGCGAGCTGGAGACCGAGGTGGCCGACCGGGCCGCTCCGGTCGTCCTGGACCACGCCGACCGGCTGCCGGACGGTGGCACGCTCGTCGTGGTCAGCCACGGCGGCACCATCCGGACGACGATCGGCCGGCTGCTCGGACTGGAGGCCCACCACTGGGAGGGCCTCGGCGGACTCAGCAACTGCTGCTGGTCGGTGCTGGGCGAGGGTGCGCGCGGCTGGCGCCTGCTGGAGCACAACGCAGGCACCCTGCCCGAACCGGTGCTCGGCGACGACACCTGA
- the rsfS gene encoding ribosome silencing factor: MTATDRSIELITAAAQAAADRLAHDIIAYDVSDVLSITDAFLLASAPNDRQVKSIVDEIEERLLKELGAKPVRREGDRDARWILLDYVDIVIHVQHSEERVFYALERLWKDCPEIALPEDALKTRGKAEEHARLNGTTEGDAS; the protein is encoded by the coding sequence GTGACCGCCACGGACCGCTCCATCGAGCTCATCACCGCCGCCGCCCAGGCAGCGGCCGACCGGCTCGCGCACGACATCATCGCCTACGACGTCAGTGACGTCCTGTCGATCACCGACGCCTTCCTGCTGGCCTCGGCCCCCAACGACCGCCAGGTCAAGTCGATCGTCGACGAGATCGAGGAGCGGCTCCTGAAGGAGCTCGGCGCCAAGCCGGTGCGCCGCGAGGGCGACCGCGACGCCCGCTGGATCCTGCTCGACTACGTCGACATCGTCATCCACGTCCAGCACAGCGAGGAGCGCGTCTTCTACGCGCTGGAGCGCCTGTGGAAGGACTGCCCCGAGATCGCGCTCCCCGAGGACGCGCTGAAGACCCGGGGCAAGGCCGAGGAGCACGCCCGGCTCAACGGCACCACGGAAGGTGACGCGAGCTGA
- a CDS encoding LCP family protein gives MNDRQNPYDPYGQQPQIIGYDAYGQPVYQQQPEQQGYDPYASPQDPYTYGQPTQSQQQGEQAGRQQGRQAGYGYDPYAQQQPQQLYDPYTGQPQQPQQPQGGEQGYGYGGGYGYDTGQQPVVVDATAQQWNVPQQNTMAPQAAPRTAPQAAAPAHAPQPDPGARTGDQGPVGQEPGVPEQRRSSQDYRTGQFSFIEEPDEDSEDVIDWLAFTESRSERREEARRKGRNRLIGLIVVVVLVVVAGVGYLWSAGKLPGSSGEDGKTATAGGPQQRDVIVVHLHNTKGGGTSTALLVDNVTTKKGTTVLLPNSLAVANDDGTTTTLGESVEDDGSTGTREAIDTLLGTKISGTWRLDTPYLENLVELVGNIEVDTDTDVPDTKKGASPLVHKGEAQTLSGTMAVAYATYRAKGEPEAKQLTRFGQVLRGVLRKMSEDPEAATITVQTLAQILDPSLPEADLGASLAKLAGHAKVGDYTTEVLPVQDDGTLSDAATKSVVKDVLGGAVRAPDKDAAVRVGVKNAYGDTDALDAARVVLVNGGYSFVDAGKTDSRSTSQVVYGTADDKDKAVEVAKTLGLPETVVTKGEAAANADVSVVLGQDYVFKKP, from the coding sequence GTGAACGACCGACAGAACCCGTACGACCCGTACGGACAACAGCCGCAGATCATCGGCTACGACGCGTACGGGCAGCCGGTGTACCAGCAGCAGCCCGAGCAGCAGGGCTACGACCCGTACGCCTCCCCGCAGGACCCGTACACCTACGGTCAGCCGACACAGAGTCAGCAGCAGGGCGAGCAGGCGGGCCGGCAGCAGGGCCGGCAGGCGGGGTACGGCTACGACCCGTACGCCCAGCAGCAGCCGCAGCAGCTCTACGACCCGTACACCGGCCAGCCGCAGCAGCCGCAGCAGCCGCAGGGCGGCGAGCAGGGGTACGGATACGGCGGGGGCTACGGCTACGACACCGGGCAGCAGCCCGTGGTGGTCGACGCGACGGCCCAGCAGTGGAACGTCCCGCAGCAGAACACGATGGCCCCGCAGGCCGCTCCCCGGACCGCGCCCCAGGCCGCCGCCCCGGCGCACGCGCCGCAGCCGGATCCCGGGGCCCGGACCGGGGATCAGGGGCCCGTCGGCCAGGAGCCCGGGGTTCCGGAGCAGCGCCGCTCGTCCCAGGACTACCGCACCGGGCAGTTCTCCTTCATCGAGGAGCCGGACGAGGACTCCGAGGACGTCATCGACTGGCTGGCGTTCACCGAGAGCCGCAGCGAGCGGCGTGAGGAAGCCCGGCGCAAGGGCCGCAACCGGCTGATCGGGCTGATCGTCGTCGTGGTGCTCGTCGTCGTCGCTGGGGTGGGCTACCTCTGGTCGGCCGGCAAGCTTCCCGGCTCCTCCGGCGAGGACGGCAAGACCGCCACCGCGGGTGGCCCGCAGCAGCGCGACGTCATCGTCGTCCACCTGCACAACACCAAGGGCGGCGGCACGTCCACCGCGTTGCTGGTGGACAACGTCACCACCAAGAAGGGCACCACCGTCCTGCTGCCCAACTCCCTCGCGGTCGCCAACGACGACGGCACCACCACCACGCTCGGCGAGTCGGTGGAGGACGACGGCAGCACCGGGACCCGCGAGGCGATCGACACCCTCCTCGGTACGAAGATCAGCGGCACCTGGCGGCTGGACACCCCGTACCTGGAGAACCTCGTCGAACTGGTCGGCAACATCGAGGTCGACACCGACACCGACGTCCCCGACACCAAGAAGGGCGCCTCGCCCCTGGTCCACAAGGGCGAGGCACAGACTCTGAGCGGCACGATGGCCGTGGCGTACGCCACGTACCGGGCCAAGGGGGAGCCGGAGGCGAAGCAGCTGACGCGATTCGGGCAGGTGCTGCGCGGAGTGCTGCGCAAGATGTCCGAGGACCCCGAGGCGGCGACGATCACCGTGCAGACGCTCGCCCAGATCCTCGACCCCTCGCTCCCCGAGGCCGACCTCGGCGCCTCGCTCGCCAAGCTCGCGGGCCACGCCAAGGTGGGGGACTACACCACCGAGGTCCTGCCGGTGCAGGACGACGGCACCCTGAGCGACGCGGCGACCAAGAGCGTGGTGAAGGACGTCCTGGGCGGAGCCGTACGTGCCCCGGACAAGGACGCCGCGGTCCGGGTCGGCGTGAAGAACGCCTACGGGGACACCGACGCCCTCGACGCGGCGCGGGTCGTGCTGGTGAACGGCGGCTACTCCTTCGTCGACGCCGGAAAGACGGACAGCCGGTCCACCTCCCAGGTCGTCTACGGCACCGCCGACGACAAGGACAAGGCGGTGGAGGTGGCCAAGACGCTCGGCCTGCCCGAGACCGTCGTGACCAAGGGGGAGGCCGCCGCGAACGCGGACGTCTCCGTGGTGCTCGGCCAGGACTACGTGTTCAAGAAGCCCTGA
- the nadD gene encoding nicotinate-nucleotide adenylyltransferase, whose protein sequence is MGEQEVPTGRGKRRIGVMGGTFDPIHHGHLVAASEVAAQFHLDEVVFVPTGQPWQKSHKEVSPAEDRYLMTVIATASNPQFSVSRSDIDRGGPTYTIDTLRDLRETHGDADLFFITGADALSQILTWRNAEELFSLSHFIGVTRPGHVLTDAGLPAGGVSLVEVPALAISSTDCRWRVAQGDPVWYLVPDGVVRYIDKRQLYRGE, encoded by the coding sequence ATGGGAGAGCAGGAAGTGCCTACCGGCCGCGGCAAGCGCCGAATCGGCGTCATGGGCGGGACGTTCGACCCGATCCATCATGGACACCTGGTGGCGGCCAGTGAAGTGGCCGCCCAGTTCCACCTGGACGAGGTCGTGTTCGTGCCGACCGGGCAGCCGTGGCAGAAGAGCCACAAAGAGGTCTCGCCGGCCGAGGACCGCTATCTGATGACGGTCATCGCCACGGCGTCGAACCCGCAGTTCTCGGTGAGCCGCAGCGACATCGACCGCGGGGGACCGACGTACACGATCGACACCCTGCGGGACCTGCGGGAGACTCACGGGGACGCGGACCTCTTCTTCATCACCGGCGCCGACGCGTTGTCCCAGATCCTCACCTGGCGGAACGCCGAGGAGCTCTTCTCGCTCTCCCATTTCATCGGCGTGACCCGGCCGGGCCATGTGCTCACCGACGCGGGACTGCCCGCAGGCGGCGTCTCCCTGGTGGAGGTCCCCGCCCTGGCCATCTCGTCGACGGACTGCCGGTGGAGGGTCGCGCAGGGCGATCCGGTCTGGTATCTGGTGCCCGACGGTGTGGTCCGTTACATCGACAAACGGCAGCTGTACCGAGGCGAATGA
- a CDS encoding M48 family metallopeptidase: protein MTGDTRTNEPSRRRRRFPGISSRAYEHPTDRSALVALRKLSGFDTVFKALSGLLPERSLRLLYLSDSVRVGEEQFTHLHTMLRDACYILDLEKVPAMYVTQNPQPNAMCIGLDEPIIVVTTGLVELLDEEEMRAVVGHEVGHALSGHSVYRTVLLFLTGLAVKVAWIPLGNVAVLAIVTALREWFRKSELSADRAGLLVGQDLRASMRGLMKTAGGNHLHEMNVDAFLAQAEEYEKAGDLRDSVLKILNVLPRSHPFTTVRAAELKSWSETRDYQRIMDGHYPRREEDKDTSVTDSFRESAAHYADTVRTSKDPLMKLVGDVAEGAGDLGGKLRDRFTGGARGGAPDPAAGTE from the coding sequence ATGACCGGCGACACCCGTACGAACGAACCCAGCAGGCGGCGCAGGCGGTTCCCGGGAATCTCCTCCCGGGCGTACGAGCACCCTACGGACCGCTCGGCGCTGGTGGCGCTGCGCAAACTCTCCGGGTTCGACACCGTCTTCAAGGCGCTCAGCGGTCTGCTGCCCGAGCGGAGCCTGCGGCTTCTCTACCTCTCCGACTCCGTGCGGGTGGGCGAGGAGCAGTTCACCCATCTGCACACCATGCTCCGTGACGCCTGCTACATCCTGGACCTGGAGAAGGTCCCCGCGATGTACGTCACGCAGAACCCCCAGCCCAACGCGATGTGCATCGGGCTCGACGAGCCGATCATCGTGGTGACCACCGGTCTGGTGGAGCTGCTGGACGAGGAGGAGATGCGGGCCGTCGTGGGCCACGAGGTGGGGCACGCCCTCTCCGGCCACTCCGTCTACCGCACGGTGCTGCTCTTCCTGACGGGCCTCGCGGTGAAGGTGGCCTGGATACCGCTGGGCAACGTGGCGGTGCTGGCCATCGTGACGGCGCTGCGCGAGTGGTTCCGCAAGTCGGAGCTCTCGGCCGACCGGGCCGGGCTGCTGGTGGGCCAGGACCTCCGGGCCTCCATGCGGGGCCTGATGAAGACAGCCGGCGGCAATCACCTCCACGAGATGAACGTCGACGCCTTCCTCGCCCAGGCCGAGGAGTACGAGAAGGCGGGCGATCTGCGCGACTCCGTGCTCAAGATCCTCAATGTGCTGCCCCGTTCGCACCCCTTCACCACCGTGCGGGCGGCGGAGCTGAAGAGCTGGTCGGAGACCCGGGACTACCAGCGCATCATGGACGGCCACTACCCGCGCCGCGAGGAGGACAAGGACACCTCGGTGACGGACTCCTTCCGCGAGTCCGCCGCGCACTACGCCGACACGGTCCGCACCAGCAAGGACCCGCTGATGAAGCTCGTCGGCGACGTCGCGGAAGGCGCCGGGGACCTGGGCGGCAAGCTCCGGGACCGGTTCACCGGCGGCGCCCGGGGCGGCGCACCGGACCCGGCCGCCGGTACGGAGTAG
- a CDS encoding SCO2583 family membrane protein — MAGRGDPPEEQPESPADGEDEYRSLVFDESFVRAARLQEFSAQERMGEHARAVRSLPRRSSHKSPGLATTMVVLVALAFATAVYIGFRQPLPPPLPGRAEPLQATVVPLAPRGAVPGGTPGSLIEHGPAAHFRVGAAGINLPAVRRTDNFSVSQVMAALATAKDFLVESSLNPDVLDGQETGTVKALLDPDQAAEFDLSMEGPAGDGRHPAAGWLVRFDPAHAELADPAIRVFGTLAYSETDASRLEVVADHTFTYAVRPVVNGPQQADGASLFTVHRLLHFRFDRDDLRLHRLELRTAYVQAGPESCSSGTAPALRPLLAGERADPAGPGGTDPYATGTPSGGLCGTLEISPPLGQAPPALRAPAYPGPRLT; from the coding sequence ATGGCAGGCCGCGGAGATCCACCGGAAGAGCAGCCCGAGAGCCCCGCCGACGGCGAGGACGAATACCGCTCGCTCGTCTTCGACGAGTCCTTCGTCCGGGCTGCCCGACTCCAGGAGTTCTCCGCCCAGGAACGCATGGGCGAGCACGCCCGCGCCGTCCGCTCCCTGCCCCGGCGCTCCTCGCACAAGAGCCCCGGCCTCGCCACCACGATGGTGGTGCTCGTCGCACTGGCCTTCGCCACCGCCGTGTACATCGGCTTCCGCCAGCCGCTGCCCCCGCCCCTGCCCGGCCGGGCGGAACCGCTCCAGGCCACCGTCGTACCGCTCGCCCCGCGCGGAGCCGTACCGGGCGGGACCCCCGGCTCGCTCATCGAGCACGGCCCGGCCGCGCACTTCCGCGTCGGGGCGGCCGGGATCAACCTGCCGGCGGTCCGGCGGACCGACAACTTCTCGGTCAGCCAGGTCATGGCGGCCCTGGCCACCGCCAAGGACTTCCTGGTGGAGTCCTCGCTCAACCCCGACGTCCTCGACGGACAGGAGACCGGGACGGTCAAGGCCCTGCTCGACCCCGACCAGGCCGCCGAGTTCGACCTGAGCATGGAAGGCCCGGCCGGGGACGGCAGGCATCCGGCGGCCGGCTGGCTGGTGCGCTTCGACCCGGCCCACGCCGAACTCGCCGACCCCGCGATCCGGGTCTTCGGGACCCTCGCCTACTCCGAGACGGACGCGAGCCGGCTGGAGGTGGTCGCGGACCACACCTTCACCTACGCCGTGCGCCCGGTTGTCAACGGCCCCCAGCAGGCGGACGGCGCCTCCCTGTTCACCGTGCACCGGCTGCTGCACTTCCGCTTCGACCGGGACGACCTGAGGCTGCACCGACTGGAACTGCGCACCGCGTACGTACAGGCGGGACCGGAGTCCTGCTCCTCGGGGACCGCCCCGGCGCTGCGCCCGCTGCTCGCCGGGGAGCGCGCCGACCCCGCCGGACCCGGGGGGACCGATCCGTACGCGACCGGGACCCCCTCCGGCGGGCTCTGCGGAACGCTGGAGATCAGCCCTCCGCTCGGCCAGGCCCCGCCGGCCCTCCGGGCCCCGGCGTACCCGGGGCCGCGGCTCACGTAA
- a CDS encoding SCO2584 family spore wall biosynthesis protein has protein sequence MDDAGGRPFPDGSEPDDDRGGADEDFATVVFDEDFVRAARIHEPTAVERLVAAAEARAEAEAARSRSAGAARDGDPYDHYGPGHAGGRGGALDPDDLDYDPGHGIGRGPYGPHGGSLRPYRPSARWHRPVAWLLALVMGIGMVALAFSAVYRGTSADSQDHVPPATSGVDTTADPAGPADLLPSAPVGRHAPAAAVPHTP, from the coding sequence GTGGACGACGCGGGGGGCAGGCCGTTCCCGGACGGCTCGGAGCCCGACGACGACCGCGGGGGCGCGGACGAGGACTTCGCCACCGTGGTCTTCGACGAGGACTTCGTACGGGCCGCGAGGATCCACGAACCCACCGCTGTGGAGCGGCTGGTCGCCGCCGCAGAGGCGCGCGCGGAGGCCGAGGCCGCCCGGTCGCGTTCGGCGGGCGCCGCCCGCGACGGCGACCCGTACGACCACTACGGCCCCGGACACGCGGGCGGGCGCGGCGGTGCGCTCGACCCCGACGACCTCGACTACGACCCCGGCCACGGCATCGGCAGAGGCCCGTACGGCCCTCACGGGGGCTCGCTGCGCCCCTACCGGCCCTCCGCGCGCTGGCACAGGCCGGTCGCCTGGCTCCTGGCGCTGGTGATGGGGATCGGGATGGTCGCGCTCGCCTTCAGCGCCGTCTACCGCGGCACCTCGGCCGACAGCCAGGACCACGTCCCGCCCGCCACCAGCGGCGTGGACACCACTGCGGACCCGGCCGGCCCGGCGGACCTGCTGCCGTCCGCGCCGGTGGGCCGGCACGCCCCGGCCGCCGCCGTCCCGCACACACCCTGA
- a CDS encoding glutamate-5-semialdehyde dehydrogenase, with amino-acid sequence MTTLTPYDNMSPVAQAAYRARAAAADIAPLPRAAKDDALLAVADALEVRAGEIIAANAEDVDRARAAGTAESVVDRLTLTSERIRAIAADVRQVASLPDPVGEVVRGSTLPNGIDLRQVRVPLGVVGIIYEARPNVTVDAAVLCLKSGNAVLLRGSSSAYASNTALVRVLRDAVGGAGLPADAVQLVPGETHDSVRELMRARGLVDVLIPRGGAGLIRRVVEESTVPVIETGTGNCHVYVDAHTDLAMAVDILVNSKAQRPSVCNSAETLLVHRDVADQFLPLALDALAEAGVTVHGDERVLTYAEGSKATVVPATPEDWETEYLSYDIAAAVVDSLDAAVAHIRLWSSGHTEAIVTTSQAAARRFTQLVDATTVAVNASTRFTDGGQFGFGAEIGISTQKLHARGPMGLPELTSTKYIVTGDGHTR; translated from the coding sequence ATGACCACGCTCACCCCGTACGACAACATGTCCCCGGTCGCGCAGGCCGCCTACCGGGCGCGCGCTGCCGCCGCCGACATCGCGCCGCTCCCGCGCGCAGCCAAGGACGACGCACTGCTCGCCGTGGCCGACGCGCTGGAGGTGCGCGCGGGCGAAATCATCGCGGCCAACGCCGAGGACGTCGACCGCGCCCGGGCCGCTGGCACCGCCGAATCGGTCGTCGACCGGCTCACGTTGACGTCCGAGCGCATCCGCGCCATCGCCGCCGACGTGCGCCAGGTCGCCTCCCTGCCCGACCCGGTCGGCGAGGTCGTGCGCGGCTCCACCCTCCCCAACGGCATCGACCTGCGTCAGGTCCGGGTGCCGCTCGGCGTGGTCGGCATCATCTACGAGGCCCGCCCCAACGTCACCGTCGACGCCGCCGTCCTCTGCCTCAAGTCCGGCAACGCCGTACTGCTGCGCGGCTCTTCGTCCGCGTACGCCTCCAACACCGCCCTCGTCCGCGTGCTGCGCGACGCGGTCGGCGGCGCCGGACTCCCGGCCGACGCGGTGCAGCTGGTCCCCGGCGAGACCCACGACTCCGTCCGCGAACTCATGCGGGCCCGGGGCCTCGTCGACGTCCTCATCCCGCGCGGCGGCGCCGGGCTCATCCGCCGGGTCGTGGAGGAGTCCACCGTCCCCGTCATCGAGACCGGCACCGGCAACTGCCACGTGTACGTGGACGCGCACACCGACCTGGCCATGGCCGTCGACATCCTGGTCAACTCGAAGGCGCAGCGCCCCAGCGTCTGCAACTCCGCCGAGACCCTCCTCGTCCACCGGGACGTCGCCGACCAGTTCCTGCCCCTGGCGCTGGACGCGCTGGCCGAGGCCGGGGTCACCGTGCACGGCGACGAGCGCGTCCTGACGTACGCCGAGGGGTCCAAGGCGACCGTCGTTCCGGCCACCCCGGAGGACTGGGAGACGGAGTACCTCTCCTACGACATCGCCGCCGCCGTGGTGGACTCGCTGGACGCCGCCGTGGCGCACATCCGCCTCTGGTCCTCCGGCCACACCGAGGCGATCGTCACCACCTCCCAGGCCGCCGCGCGCCGGTTCACCCAGCTGGTCGATGCGACGACGGTCGCCGTCAACGCCTCCACCCGCTTCACCGACGGCGGCCAGTTCGGATTCGGCGCGGAGATCGGCATCTCCACGCAGAAGCTGCACGCCCGGGGCCCGATGGGGCTGCCGGAGCTGACCTCGACGAAGTACATCGTCACCGGCGACGGCCACACCCGGTAG